One region of Citrus sinensis cultivar Valencia sweet orange chromosome 6, DVS_A1.0, whole genome shotgun sequence genomic DNA includes:
- the LOC107177555 gene encoding uncharacterized protein LOC107177555 yields the protein MSRNGVEFLQIQRHVLKVHIHCQGCQQKVKKLLRVYSVHIDAENQVVIVSGNVDSAILIKKLVRSGKYVELLSPSYYQILNQGKGNFIIDDGNRINGMNAPKTHYMFPQSLGNDVQDQWGLSNHLSQNVEMAAVRSENDENSMVATNENNYVGDYKDKPDAEVDMSSMMVPGNGANFIGPRDQNFCGFQDFYERRTGYENETPWYQYRHPSMEMMHANAHRPQMMNPIPQYNEFGFSLIPPSLY from the exons ATGTCAAGAAATGGCGTTGAGTTCCTGCAGATCCAG AGGCATGTTCTCAAAGTGCACATTCACTGTCAAGGCTGCCAGCAGAAGGTGAAGAAACTTCTCC GTGTTTATTCGGTGCACATAGATGCAGAAAATCAGGTGGTCATAGTTTCAGGCAATGTAGACTCAGCTATTTTGATCAAAAAGTTGGTGAGGTCAGGCAAATATGTGGAGCTTTTGTCTCCAAGTTACTATCAGATACTTAACCAAGGAAAAGGCAATTTCATCATAGATGACGGTAACAGAATCAACGGCATGAATGCCCCCAAAACTCACTACATGTTTCCCCAGTCCTTAGGCAATGATGTACAAGATCAGTGGGGTCTTAGTAACCATCTCAGCCAGAATGTGGAAATGGCAGCTGTGAGAAGTGAGAATGATGAGAATTCGATGGTAgcaacaaatgaaaataactaTGTAGGAGACTATAAAGACAAACCTGATGCAGAGGTTGACATGAGTTCCATGATGGTCCCTGGCAAtggtgcaaattttattggcCCACGAGACCAGAACTTTTGTGGTTTTCAAGACTTTTATGAAAGGAGGACAGgctatgaaaatgaaactcCATGGTATCAGTATAGACATCCATCTATGGAGATGATGCATGCTAACGCACATCGACCCCAGATGATGAACCCAATCCCTCAATACAACGAGTTCGGCTTCAGTTTGATTCCACCATCCTTGTATTGA
- the LOC102626707 gene encoding beta-glucosidase 44-like — MAKKAYVLNALILFLLCNFAHSRRINCIEGYDSENARIACNDGFDTGGLSRKSFPEGFVFGTATSAYQVEGMADKDGRGPCIWDVYAHTPGHIANNATADVTVDQYHRYKEDIDLMKNLNFDAYRFSISWSRIFPEGTGTVNQKGVDYYNRLIDYMLEQGITPYANLYHYDMPLALQEKYGGLLDCQVVKDYADYADFCFKTFGDRVKNWYTFNEPRVIAALGFDDGSNPPSRCSKEVNNCTDGNSGTEPYIAAHNMILAHAAAVQRYREKYQETQKGKIGILLDFVWYEPHTRSKADNLAAQRARDFHIGWFLHPLTYGEYPRTMQENVGDRLPKFTPEEVLMVQGSFDYLGVNQYTSYYMFDPPWPKSNISSYANDWDAGYAYDRNGVPIGPRANSGWLYIVPWGLYNALMYVKERYGNPIVMLSENGMDDPSNYTVNHLLHDTTRVNYYRDYISQLKKAADDGANVTGYFAWSLLDNFEWLLGYSSRFGITYVDFDTLKRTPKMSAYWFKQLLQRDQ; from the exons ATGGCGAAAAAGGCTTATGTTCTCAATGCGCTCATATTGTTCCTTCTGTGCAACTTTGCACATTCCAGAAGGATAAATTGCATTGAAGGATACGATTCCGAAAATGCACGCATAGCATGTAACGACGGATTTGACACAGGCGGGTTGAGCAGAAAAAGTTTTCCGGAAGGATTTGTGTTTGGGACGGCAACATCCGCGTATCAAGTTGAAGGAATGGCTGACAAAGATGGCAGAGGGCCCTGCATTTGGGATGTCTATGCTCACACACCAG GACACATCGCCAACAATGCTACTGCTGATGTTACTGTTGATCAGTATCATCGATACAAGGAAGATAtagatttaatgaaaaatctcaACTTTGATGCATATCGGTTCTCTATTTCATGGTCAAGAATCTTCCCAG AGGGAACAGGGACAGTGAATCAGAAGGGAGTTGATTATTACAATAGATTGATCGACTACATGCTTGAGCAAGGGATTACTCCATATGCAAATCTGTACCACTATGACATGCCATTAGCCCTTCAAGAAAAATACGGCGGATTGCTCGACTGCCAAGTCGT AAAGGACTATGCGGATTATGCGGACTTCTGCTTCAAGACATTTGGTGATAGAGTTAAAAATTGGTACACATTTAACGAACCAAGAGTCATTGCTGCACTTGGATTTGACGACGGCAGTAATCCTCCATCAAGATGTAGCAAAGAAGTTAACAACTGTACAGATGGAAACTCAGGAACAGAGCCATATATTGCTGCCCATAATATGATTCTAGCTCATGCAGCAGCTGTGCAAAGATATCGTGAAAAATATCAA GAAAcacaaaaagggaaaattggAATTCTGTTGGACTTTGTTTGGTATGAACCTCATACTAGATCAAAAGCCGACAACTTGGCAGCTCAAAGGGCAAGAGATTTCCACATTGGATG GTTCTTACACCCTCTCACATACGGCGAATATCCAAGAACAATGCAAGAAAATGTGGGGGACAGACTTCCAAAATTTACACCAGAAGAAGTTTTGATGGTGCAGGGTTCATTTGATTATCTGGGTGTGAACCAATACACCAGTTACTACATGTTTGACCCTCCTTGGCCCAAGTCTAACATCTCCAGTTACGCGAACGATTGGGATGCTGGTTATGCTT ATGACCGTAATGGAGTACCAATTGGTCCAAGGGCAAATTCTGGGTGGCTTTACATTGTTCCTTGGGGTTTGTATAATGCTTTGATGTATGTGAAAGAGCGCTATGGCAACCCCATTGTAATGCTGTCCGAAAACGGCATGGATGATCCGAGCAATTACACAGTGAACCACTTATTACACGACACCACAAGAGTAAATTACTACCGAGATTATATAAGCCAGTTGAAGAAGGCTGCTGATGATGGAGCAAATGTAACTGGGTACTTTGCCTGGTCATTGCTTGATAATTTTGAATGGTTATTAGGATACAGTTCGAGATTCGGCATCACTTATGTTGATTTCGACACCCTTAAGAGGACTCCGAAAATGTCTGCGTACTGGTTTAAGCAGCTGCTGCAACGGGACCAGTAA
- the LOC102612078 gene encoding uncharacterized protein LOC102612078: MNSSLMIRRFFCFKGPATSSTTPSAFSVSRKKPLVFLGSPQVSVNVLDTLFNASSSPDSIFEVAAIVTQPPSRRDRGRKVLPSPVAQYALDRGFPADLIFTPERAGEDAFLSNLRALQPELCITAAYGNILPSKFLNIPPMGTVNIHPSLLPLYRGAAPVQRALQDGAKETGVSLAFSVRALDAGPVIAREKMEVDDQIKAPELLVLLFSEGSELLIRELPSILDGSARVKAQPQDDSKATLAPKITTEESWLSFDEEAVVLHNKVRAFAGWPGTRAKMAVVDDRNGQQSIVELKIITTRVCPNIQTNEVDGITFKKDALVVPCGECTALEVLEVQLPGKKAVSAAAFWNGLRGKKLKVL, from the exons atgaattcTTCGTTGATGATAAGACGTTTCTTCTGCTTCAAAGGCCCGGCAACATCATCAACAACACCTTCCGCTTTTTCTGTTTCGAGGAAAAAGCCCCTCGTCTTCTTGGGCTCTCCTCAG GTGTCTGTCAATGTTCTTGACACTCTGTTCAACGCTTCTTCCTCACCCGATTCCATTTTCGAG GTTGCAGCAATAGTTACTCAGCCTCCTTCTAGAAGAGATAGAGGTAGAAAGGTGTTGCCTTCTCCAGTAGCGCAGTATGCTCTTGACAGAGGCTTTCCTGCTGACCTCATCTTCACGCCTGAAAGGGCTGGTGAG GATGCTTTCTTGTCCAATTTAAGAGCTCTGCAGCCCGAACTTTGCATTACAGCAGCTTATGGGAATATTTTACCAAGCAAATTCCTCAATATTCCACCAATGG GTACTGTTAATATACACCCCAGTCTGCTGCCACTTTATCGTGGTGCTGCTCCTGTTCAACGAGCATTGCAG GATGGAGCTAAAGAAACAGGAGTATCACTGGCATTTTCCGTCCGAGCACTTGATGCTGGACCTGTCATTGCCCGGGAGAAAATGGAAGTTGATGACCAAATTAAG GCACCAGAGTTACTAGTATTGCTCTTTTCTGAAG GTTCTGAACTTCTTATACGTGAGCTTCCTTCTATATTAGATGGGTCAGCTAGGGTGAAAGCACAACCTCAAGATGATTCTAAAGCCACCTTGGCTCCAAAG ATAACTACTGAGGAGTCATGGCTGTCCTTCGATGAAGAAGCTGTTGTTCTTCATAATAAG GTTCGGGCCTTTGCAGGGTGGCCAGGAACACGAGCTAAAATGGCGGTCGTGGATGACAGAAATGGTCAGCAAAGTATCGTAGAACTAAAGATAATTACTACAAGAGTTTGCCCCAACATTCAGACCAATGAAGTAGATGGCATCACATTCAAAAAGGATGCACTGGTAGTTCCATGTGGAGAGTGTACTGCGCTTGAG GTATTGGAAGTTCAGCTTCCTGGGAAGAAGGCAGTGAGTGCCGCTGCCTTTTGGAATGGTTTACGAGGTAAAAAACTAAAGGTACTATAG
- the LOC102626414 gene encoding beta-glucosidase 43-like isoform X3 translates to MTKKAYVLNALILFLVCNFAHSRRINCIEGYDSENARIACNDGFDTGGLSRKSFPEGFVFGTATSAYQVEGMADKDGRGPCIWDVYAHTPGHIANNATADVTVDQYHRYKEDIDLMKNLNFDTFGDRVKNWYTFNEPRVIAALGFDDGSNPPSRCSKEVNNCTDGNSGTEPYIAAHNMILAHAAAVQRYREKYQETQKGKIGILLDFVWYEPHTRSKADNLAAQRARDFHIGWFLHPLTYGEYPRTMQENVGDRLPKFTPEEVLMVQGSFDYLGVNQYTSYYMFDPPWPKSNISSYANDWDAGYAYDRNGVPIGPRANSGWLYIVPWGLYNALMYVKERYGNPIVMLSENGMDDPSNYTVNHLLHDTTRVNYYRDYISQLKKAADDGANVTGYFAWSLLDNFEWLLGYSSRFGITYVDFDTLKRTPKMSAYWFKQLLQRDQ, encoded by the exons ATGACGAAGAAGGCTTATGTACTCAATGCTCTCATATTGTTCCTTGTGTGCAACTTTGCACATTCCAGAAGGATAAATTGCATTGAAGGATACGATTCCGAAAATGCACGCATAGCATGTAACGACGGATTTGACACAGGCGGGTTGAGCAGAAAAAGTTTTCCGGAAGGATTTGTGTTTGGGACGGCAACATCCGCGTATCAAGTTGAAGGAATGGCTGACAAAGATGGCAGAGGGCCCTGCATTTGGGATGTCTATGCTCACACACCAG GACACATCGCCAACAATGCTACTGCTGATGTTACTGTTGATCAGTATCATCGATACAAGGAAGATAtagatttaatgaaaaatctcaACTTTGAT ACATTTGGTGATAGAGTTAAAAATTGGTACACATTTAACGAACCAAGAGTCATTGCTGCACTTGGATTTGACGACGGCAGTAATCCTCCATCAAGATGTAGCAAAGAAGTTAACAACTGTACAGATGGAAACTCAGGAACAGAGCCATATATTGCTGCCCATAATATGATTCTAGCTCATGCAGCAGCTGTGCAAAGATATCGTGAAAAATATCAA GAAAcacaaaaagggaaaattggAATTCTGTTGGACTTTGTTTGGTATGAACCTCATACTAGATCAAAAGCCGACAACTTGGCAGCTCAAAGGGCAAGAGATTTCCACATTGGATG GTTCTTACACCCTCTCACATACGGCGAATATCCAAGAACAATGCAAGAAAATGTGGGGGACAGACTTCCAAAATTTACACCAGAAGAAGTTTTGATGGTGCAGGGTTCATTTGATTATCTGGGTGTGAACCAATACACCAGTTACTACATGTTTGACCCTCCTTGGCCCAAGTCTAACATCTCCAGTTACGCGAACGATTGGGATGCTGGTTATGCTT ATGACCGTAATGGAGTACCAATTGGTCCAAGGGCAAATTCTGGGTGGCTTTACATTGTTCCTTGGGGTTTGTATAATGCTTTGATGTATGTGAAAGAGCGCTATGGCAACCCCATTGTAATGCTGTCCGAAAACGGCATGGATGATCCGAGCAATTACACAGTGAACCACTTATTACACGACACCACAAGAGTAAATTACTACCGAGATTATATAAGCCAGTTGAAGAAGGCTGCTGATGATGGAGCAAATGTAACTGGGTACTTTGCCTGGTCATTGCTTGATAATTTTGAATGGTTATTAGGATACAGTTCGAGATTCGGCATCACTTATGTTGATTTCGACACCCTTAAGAGGACTCCGAAAATGTCTGCGTACTGGTTTAAGCAGCTGCTGCAACGGGACCAGTAA
- the LOC102626414 gene encoding beta-glucosidase 44-like isoform X1 — translation MTKKAYVLNALILFLVCNFAHSRRINCIEGYDSENARIACNDGFDTGGLSRKSFPEGFVFGTATSAYQVEGMADKDGRGPCIWDVYAHTPGHIANNATADVTVDQYHRYKEDIDLMKNLNFDAYRFSISWSRIFPEGTGTVNQKGVDYYNRLIDYMLEQGITPYANLYHYDMPLALQEKYGGLLDCQVVKDYADYADFCFKTFGDRVKNWYTFNEPRVIAALGFDDGSNPPSRCSKEVNNCTDGNSGTEPYIAAHNMILAHAAAVQRYREKYQETQKGKIGILLDFVWYEPHTRSKADNLAAQRARDFHIGWFLHPLTYGEYPRTMQENVGDRLPKFTPEEVLMVQGSFDYLGVNQYTSYYMFDPPWPKSNISSYANDWDAGYAYDRNGVPIGPRANSGWLYIVPWGLYNALMYVKERYGNPIVMLSENGMDDPSNYTVNHLLHDTTRVNYYRDYISQLKKAADDGANVTGYFAWSLLDNFEWLLGYSSRFGITYVDFDTLKRTPKMSAYWFKQLLQRDQ, via the exons ATGACGAAGAAGGCTTATGTACTCAATGCTCTCATATTGTTCCTTGTGTGCAACTTTGCACATTCCAGAAGGATAAATTGCATTGAAGGATACGATTCCGAAAATGCACGCATAGCATGTAACGACGGATTTGACACAGGCGGGTTGAGCAGAAAAAGTTTTCCGGAAGGATTTGTGTTTGGGACGGCAACATCCGCGTATCAAGTTGAAGGAATGGCTGACAAAGATGGCAGAGGGCCCTGCATTTGGGATGTCTATGCTCACACACCAG GACACATCGCCAACAATGCTACTGCTGATGTTACTGTTGATCAGTATCATCGATACAAGGAAGATAtagatttaatgaaaaatctcaACTTTGATGCATATCGGTTCTCTATTTCATGGTCAAGAATCTTCCCAG AGGGAACAGGGACAGTGAATCAGAAGGGAGTTGATTATTACAATAGATTGATCGACTACATGCTTGAGCAAGGGATTACTCCATATGCAAATCTGTACCACTATGACATGCCATTAGCCCTTCAAGAAAAATACGGCGGATTGCTCGACTGCCAAGTCGT AAAGGACTATGCGGATTATGCGGACTTCTGCTTCAAGACATTTGGTGATAGAGTTAAAAATTGGTACACATTTAACGAACCAAGAGTCATTGCTGCACTTGGATTTGACGACGGCAGTAATCCTCCATCAAGATGTAGCAAAGAAGTTAACAACTGTACAGATGGAAACTCAGGAACAGAGCCATATATTGCTGCCCATAATATGATTCTAGCTCATGCAGCAGCTGTGCAAAGATATCGTGAAAAATATCAA GAAAcacaaaaagggaaaattggAATTCTGTTGGACTTTGTTTGGTATGAACCTCATACTAGATCAAAAGCCGACAACTTGGCAGCTCAAAGGGCAAGAGATTTCCACATTGGATG GTTCTTACACCCTCTCACATACGGCGAATATCCAAGAACAATGCAAGAAAATGTGGGGGACAGACTTCCAAAATTTACACCAGAAGAAGTTTTGATGGTGCAGGGTTCATTTGATTATCTGGGTGTGAACCAATACACCAGTTACTACATGTTTGACCCTCCTTGGCCCAAGTCTAACATCTCCAGTTACGCGAACGATTGGGATGCTGGTTATGCTT ATGACCGTAATGGAGTACCAATTGGTCCAAGGGCAAATTCTGGGTGGCTTTACATTGTTCCTTGGGGTTTGTATAATGCTTTGATGTATGTGAAAGAGCGCTATGGCAACCCCATTGTAATGCTGTCCGAAAACGGCATGGATGATCCGAGCAATTACACAGTGAACCACTTATTACACGACACCACAAGAGTAAATTACTACCGAGATTATATAAGCCAGTTGAAGAAGGCTGCTGATGATGGAGCAAATGTAACTGGGTACTTTGCCTGGTCATTGCTTGATAATTTTGAATGGTTATTAGGATACAGTTCGAGATTCGGCATCACTTATGTTGATTTCGACACCCTTAAGAGGACTCCGAAAATGTCTGCGTACTGGTTTAAGCAGCTGCTGCAACGGGACCAGTAA
- the LOC102627000 gene encoding beta-glucosidase 44-like: MKKKAYALRALVVFLVCNFAHSAKIACIEGYDTENARIACNDGFDTAGLTRKSFPDGFVFGTATSAYQVEGMANKDGRGPCIWDVYVHTPGNIANNATADVTVDQYHRYKEDIDLMKKLNFDAYRFSISWSRIFPQGAGRVNWKGVAYYNRLIDYMLEQGITPYANLYHYDMPLALHERYGGLLGRQVVKDYADFAEFCFKTFGDRVKNWYTFNEPRVIAALGFDSGINPPSRCSKEVNNCTEGDSGTEPYTAAHNMILSHASAVQRYRENYQQAQKGKIGILLDFVWYEPHSRSKADNYAAQRARDFHIGWFLHPLTYGEYPRTMQENVGERLPKFTPEEVAMVKGSYDYLGVNQYTSYYMFDPPWPQSNISSYANDWDVGYAYDRNGVPIGRRANSGWLYIVPWGLYNALMYVKERYGNPTVMLSENGMDDPSNYTLTHLLHDTTRINYYRDYISQLKKAIDDGANVTGYFAWSLLDNFEWLLGYTARFGITYVDFDTLQRIPKMSAYWFKQLLQRDQ; this comes from the exons atgaagaagaaggCTTATGCACTCCGTGCTCTCGTAGTGTTCCTTGTGTGCAACTTTGCACATTCAGCAAAGATAGCCTGCATTGAAGGATACGACACCGAAAATGCACGCATAGCTTGTAACGATGGATTTGACACAGCTGGGTTGACCAGAAAATCTTTTCCAGATGGATTTGTGTTTGGCACGGCAACTTCTGCATATCAAGTTGAAGGAATGGCTAACAAAGATGGCAGAGGACCTTGCATTTGGGATGTTTATGTTCACACCCCAG gaaaCATTGCCAACAATGCTACTGCTGATGTTACTGTTGACCAGTATCATCGATACAAG GAGGACAttgatttaatgaaaaagcTAAACTTTGATGCATATCGGTTTTCTATTTCATGGTCCAGGATCTTCCCAC aagGAGCAGGAAGAGTGAATTGGAAGGGTGTTGCTTATTACAATAGATTGATTGACTACATGCTTGAACAAGGTATCACTCCGTATGCAAATTTGTATCATTATGACATGCCACTAGCTCTTCACGAAAGATACGGTGGATTGCTCGGTCGCCAAGTTGT TAAGGACTACGCCGATTTTGCGGAATTTTGCTTCAAGACATTTGGTGATAGGGTTAAGAATTGGTACACATTTAATGAACCAAGGGTCATTGCAGCACTTGGATTCGACAGTGGCATTAATCCTCCATCAAGGTGTAGCAAAGAAGTTAATAACTGTACAGAGGGAGACTCAGGAACGGAGCCATATACTGCAGCTCATAATATGATTCTTTCTCACGCTTCAGCAGTCCAAAGATATCGCGAAAATTACCAA CAAGcacaaaaagggaaaattggAATCTTGTTGGACTTTGTTTGGTATGAGCCTCATTCAAGATCAAAGGCTGACAACTATGCGGCCCAAAGAGCAAGAGATTTCCATATTGGATG GTTCTTACACCCTCTTACATATGGTGAATATCCAAGAACCATGCAAGAAAATGTTGGGGAAAGGCTTCCCAAATTTACTCCAGAAGAAGTCGCAATGGTGAAGGGTTCATATGATTATTTGGGTGTGAACCAGTATACCAGTTACTACATGTTTGATCCTCCTTGGCCTCAGTCCAACATTTCCAGCTACGCGAACGATTGGGATGTTGGTTATGCTT ATGATCGTAATGGAGTACCAATTGGTCGGAGGGCAAACTCCGGATGGCTTTACATTGTACCTTGGGGTTTGTACAATGCTTTGATGTATGTGAAAGAACGCTACGGCAACCCAACTGTAATGCTGTCAGAAAATG GAATGGATGATCCAAGCAATTACACACTTACACACTTGTTACATGACACCACGAGAATAAATTACTACAGGGACTATATAAGCCAACTGAAGAAAGCTATTGACGATGGAGCAAATGTTACTGGCTACTTTGCTTGGTCGCTGCTCGACAATTTTGAATGGTTGCTAGGATACACTGCGAGGTTTGGCATCACTTACGTTGATTTTGACACTCTTCAGAGGATTCCAAAGATGTCTGCGTACTGGTTTAAGCAATTACTGCAAAGGGATCAGTGA
- the LOC102611787 gene encoding heavy metal-associated isoprenylated plant protein 21, translating to MGALDYLSNFCTVTSTRSKRKAMQTVEIKVKMDCDGCERRVKNAVNSMKGVKSVEVNRKQSRVTVSGYVEPNKVLKRVKSTGKRAEFWPYIPQHLVHYPYAPGAYDKRAPAGYVRNVVQAFPATNAPEDNLVSIFSDDNVNACSIM from the exons ATGGGAGCCCTTGATTATCTCTCCAACTTTTGCACTGTCACCAGCACGAGGAGCAAGCGCAAAGCAATGCAG ACAGTTGAGATCAAAGTGAAAATGGACTGCGACGGCTGCGAAAGAAGAGTAAAAAATGCTGTTAACTCCATGAAAG GAGTGAAAAGTGTAGAAGTGAACCGAAAGCAAAGCCGGGTGACGGTGAGTGGCTACGTTGAGCCAAACAAGGTATTAAAGAGAGTGAAGAGTACGGGCAAGAGAGCTGAGTTTTGGCCTTATATCCCTCAACATCTTGTTCACTATCCTTATGCTCCTGGTGCCTATGATAAGAGGGCACCCGCCGGCTATGTTCGTAATGTTGTTCAAGCTTTTCCGGCCACCAACGCCCCTGAGGATAATCTTGTTTCCATCTTCAGCGATGATAATGTGAATGCATGTTCAATTATGTAA
- the LOC102626414 gene encoding beta-glucosidase 43-like isoform X2, which produces MTKKAYVLNALILFLVCNFAHSRRINCIEGYDSENARIACNDGFDTGGLSRKSFPEGFVFGTATSAYQVEGMADKDGRGPCIWDVYAHTPGHIANNATADVTVDQYHRYKEDIDLMKNLNFDAYRFSISWSRIFPEGTGTVNQKGVDYYNRLIDYMLEQGITPYANLYHYDMPLALQEKYGGLLDCQVDYADYADFCFKTFGDRVKNWYTFNEPRVIAALGFDDGSNPPSRCSKEVNNCTDGNSGTEPYIAAHNMILAHAAAVQRYREKYQETQKGKIGILLDFVWYEPHTRSKADNLAAQRARDFHIGWFLHPLTYGEYPRTMQENVGDRLPKFTPEEVLMVQGSFDYLGVNQYTSYYMFDPPWPKSNISSYANDWDAGYAYDRNGVPIGPRANSGWLYIVPWGLYNALMYVKERYGNPIVMLSENGMDDPSNYTVNHLLHDTTRVNYYRDYISQLKKAADDGANVTGYFAWSLLDNFEWLLGYSSRFGITYVDFDTLKRTPKMSAYWFKQLLQRDQ; this is translated from the exons ATGACGAAGAAGGCTTATGTACTCAATGCTCTCATATTGTTCCTTGTGTGCAACTTTGCACATTCCAGAAGGATAAATTGCATTGAAGGATACGATTCCGAAAATGCACGCATAGCATGTAACGACGGATTTGACACAGGCGGGTTGAGCAGAAAAAGTTTTCCGGAAGGATTTGTGTTTGGGACGGCAACATCCGCGTATCAAGTTGAAGGAATGGCTGACAAAGATGGCAGAGGGCCCTGCATTTGGGATGTCTATGCTCACACACCAG GACACATCGCCAACAATGCTACTGCTGATGTTACTGTTGATCAGTATCATCGATACAAGGAAGATAtagatttaatgaaaaatctcaACTTTGATGCATATCGGTTCTCTATTTCATGGTCAAGAATCTTCCCAG AGGGAACAGGGACAGTGAATCAGAAGGGAGTTGATTATTACAATAGATTGATCGACTACATGCTTGAGCAAGGGATTACTCCATATGCAAATCTGTACCACTATGACATGCCATTAGCCCTTCAAGAAAAATACGGCGGATTGCTCGACTGCCAAGTC GACTATGCGGATTATGCGGACTTCTGCTTCAAGACATTTGGTGATAGAGTTAAAAATTGGTACACATTTAACGAACCAAGAGTCATTGCTGCACTTGGATTTGACGACGGCAGTAATCCTCCATCAAGATGTAGCAAAGAAGTTAACAACTGTACAGATGGAAACTCAGGAACAGAGCCATATATTGCTGCCCATAATATGATTCTAGCTCATGCAGCAGCTGTGCAAAGATATCGTGAAAAATATCAA GAAAcacaaaaagggaaaattggAATTCTGTTGGACTTTGTTTGGTATGAACCTCATACTAGATCAAAAGCCGACAACTTGGCAGCTCAAAGGGCAAGAGATTTCCACATTGGATG GTTCTTACACCCTCTCACATACGGCGAATATCCAAGAACAATGCAAGAAAATGTGGGGGACAGACTTCCAAAATTTACACCAGAAGAAGTTTTGATGGTGCAGGGTTCATTTGATTATCTGGGTGTGAACCAATACACCAGTTACTACATGTTTGACCCTCCTTGGCCCAAGTCTAACATCTCCAGTTACGCGAACGATTGGGATGCTGGTTATGCTT ATGACCGTAATGGAGTACCAATTGGTCCAAGGGCAAATTCTGGGTGGCTTTACATTGTTCCTTGGGGTTTGTATAATGCTTTGATGTATGTGAAAGAGCGCTATGGCAACCCCATTGTAATGCTGTCCGAAAACGGCATGGATGATCCGAGCAATTACACAGTGAACCACTTATTACACGACACCACAAGAGTAAATTACTACCGAGATTATATAAGCCAGTTGAAGAAGGCTGCTGATGATGGAGCAAATGTAACTGGGTACTTTGCCTGGTCATTGCTTGATAATTTTGAATGGTTATTAGGATACAGTTCGAGATTCGGCATCACTTATGTTGATTTCGACACCCTTAAGAGGACTCCGAAAATGTCTGCGTACTGGTTTAAGCAGCTGCTGCAACGGGACCAGTAA